A stretch of the Streptomyces sp. NBC_01428 genome encodes the following:
- a CDS encoding SulP family inorganic anion transporter, whose translation MTDPHNTEDPARGSGLGSLPARFPHLRQDLAASVVVFLVALPLCVGVAVASGVPAELGLVTGIVGGVVTGLMRGSSLQVSGPAAGLTVLVFEAVREYGLASLGVIVLATGLLQLLMGALKLGRWFRAISLSVVEGMLAGIGLVLIAGQLYAMAGLKAPASGVDKLTGLPRALADAVGDPDALASLGLGVGTVAVLVLWPRLPRRVRAVPAALGAVLLATLAVPLLGLPVATVEVRGLLGSIQPPPLDAFGGLATAGLLGTILAFTLIASAESLFSAAAVDRMHDGPRTAYDKELTAQGAGNTVCGLLGALPMTAVIVRSAANVRAGARTKASRVLHGVWLLLFAALLPAALGVIPLPALAGVLVHAGWKLIPLRQVASLWREHRGEALILVVTAVSIVAVSMFEGVLIGLALAVAKTAWEASHVRLDVIDKGAGPVQVYLSGNATFLRLPRILDSLEALPQDRPIELNISGLHHLDHACRSALETWSTRHSAAGTEPVRVTPDM comes from the coding sequence ATGACCGACCCCCACAACACCGAGGACCCCGCCCGCGGGTCCGGCCTCGGGAGCCTCCCGGCGAGGTTCCCCCATCTGCGGCAGGACCTCGCCGCCTCCGTCGTCGTGTTCCTGGTCGCGCTGCCGCTCTGCGTCGGCGTCGCGGTCGCCTCCGGCGTGCCGGCCGAACTCGGCCTGGTCACCGGCATCGTGGGCGGTGTCGTCACCGGCCTGATGCGCGGCAGCAGCCTCCAGGTGTCGGGTCCCGCCGCGGGACTGACCGTGCTGGTCTTCGAGGCCGTGCGGGAGTACGGCCTCGCGTCCCTCGGCGTGATCGTGCTCGCCACCGGGCTGCTCCAACTCCTCATGGGCGCGCTGAAACTGGGGCGCTGGTTCCGGGCGATCTCCCTCTCGGTCGTCGAGGGGATGCTGGCCGGCATCGGGCTCGTCCTCATCGCGGGCCAGCTCTACGCGATGGCCGGTCTGAAGGCACCGGCGTCCGGCGTCGACAAGCTCACCGGGCTGCCACGGGCGCTCGCCGACGCCGTCGGGGACCCGGACGCGCTGGCCTCGCTCGGCCTCGGCGTCGGCACCGTCGCCGTCCTCGTCCTGTGGCCACGGCTGCCTCGGCGGGTGCGGGCGGTTCCGGCGGCGCTCGGTGCCGTCCTCCTCGCCACCCTGGCCGTGCCGCTGCTCGGCCTGCCCGTCGCCACGGTCGAGGTCCGGGGCCTGCTGGGCTCGATCCAGCCGCCGCCCCTCGACGCGTTCGGCGGTCTGGCGACGGCCGGGCTGCTCGGCACGATCCTCGCGTTCACCCTGATCGCCTCCGCCGAGTCGCTGTTCAGCGCGGCGGCCGTGGACCGGATGCACGACGGCCCGCGGACCGCGTACGACAAGGAACTGACGGCACAGGGCGCGGGCAACACGGTCTGCGGTCTCCTCGGGGCGCTGCCGATGACCGCCGTGATCGTCCGCAGCGCGGCGAACGTGCGTGCGGGCGCCCGCACGAAGGCGTCCCGGGTGCTGCACGGCGTCTGGCTCCTGCTGTTCGCGGCGCTGCTGCCGGCCGCGCTCGGTGTCATCCCGCTGCCCGCCCTCGCCGGCGTCCTGGTGCACGCGGGCTGGAAGCTGATCCCGCTGCGCCAGGTCGCGTCCCTGTGGCGTGAGCACCGGGGCGAGGCGCTGATCCTCGTCGTGACCGCCGTGTCGATCGTCGCGGTCAGCATGTTCGAGGGCGTGCTGATCGGACTCGCCCTGGCGGTGGCCAAGACGGCGTGGGAGGCCTCGCACGTGCGGCTCGACGTCATAGACAAGGGCGCCGGTCCCGTCCAGGTGTACCTGTCGGGCAACGCCACGTTCCTGCGGCTGCCCAGGATCCTCGACAGCCTGGAGGCGCTGCCGCAGGACCGTCCGATCGAGCTGAACATCT